The Lycium barbarum isolate Lr01 chromosome 11, ASM1917538v2, whole genome shotgun sequence genome contains the following window.
AACAGCGAGAAAGAATTATGTAGTACAGTCACGGAGGCAAAGTCCCCTTTGGAGAAAAGCAATAAATCATCCGCAAAACTGAGATGAGTTATCCCTAATTTTGAGCATCGTGGATGGTATTTAAAGGACATGTCTGTCCGCAAATTGTTCAGGCTTCTACTTAAATATTCCATGACAATGGCAAATAAGAACGGGGAGATCGGATCGCCTTGTCGCAGCCCCTTTGCTGCATCAAATGGTTCAGTTGGAGACCCATTTACCAGGATAGTATAGTTGACAGTAGTAACACATTGCATTATCCAGCCCTTGAATTTTGCAGGGAATCCCAACTCCTCCAAAATCTGTTCTAGGTATGCCCACTCAACTGATTCATACGCTTTTTGTAAATCGATCTTGATCATGCATCTAGCAGAAATATGTTTCCTAGAGTAGGCTTTCACTAATTCGTGAGCCAGTAGGATGTTATCAGAAATCCTCCTACCTGGTATAAAACCCGACTGAGCCTCACAAATTAGAAAAGGCATAATCTTCTGCATTCTTGATGTCACTATCTTAGCGATGATTTTGTACAAAATGGTACAACATGCAATAGGCCGAAAGTCCTTGACCGTCTCAGGGCTCGGGATTTTAGGCACCAACGTGATAGTAGTACAGTTTATGGCTTTGTACAATAACCCAGAGCTAAAGAATTCCTTGACTGCTGCACATATATCCTCTTTAATAATTACCCATGCTTTCTTGAAAAAGTAGGCCGAATACCCATCTATGCCCGGGGATTTCTCATCATCAATAGATTTAAGCCCCTCCCAAATTTCTTGATCTTGGATTTCTGCGCATAACTCCAGCTGTTGTTGTCTTGTTAGGACCGGTCCCAGCTTCATAATTCACTTATCTACAGCTGGGAGGCATGCCTGAGTTGACCCCATCAAGTTTCTATAGAAATTAGTGATTTCCACTTCAATATCTTTAGGCTCACGAATTCTCTGGCCATTTAAGGAGCGGATATCGCTGATCAATTTCCTCTGGCATCGCTCTTTCATCACAGCTGAAAAATATTTAGTGTTACCATCTCCAAGTTTGATCCAAGAGGCCCTAGATTTCTGTTTCAGAATGCTTTCCTCGATCAAGGACCATTTTTCTAGATTAAGGAGGAGTTGTTTTTCCTTTGCTATCAACTCATCAGTGCATTGAGAACCCAACTGTGTCTGGACAGTCTTTAATTCCAGTCGAGCCTTATCGATGTTATGCCGGACTCCCTTGAACTCTTTGACGTTAAGGTCTTTAAGTCGCGGTTTGAGTGTTTTAAGTTTCTGCCAGATTTTCTTCATACCCGTTTGCCCCACCGGATGCATCCATACCTCCTGTAGTATGCTAAGGAACTGGTCATGTTCAGCCCAAATATTAAAGAACCTAAATGGAGTTTTGCCACTTTGAGGTGCTGTGTATAACTGTAGACGCATTGGGGAATGATCCGAAATATGTGGTAAATCATACTCCGTCTGGACATGTCCCCATTGCATCAGCCAATTCGCATTTCCAAAAGCTCGGTCAATCATGCTCCAGATTCTGTCCGTACCAGATTGCTTGTTTGACCAAGTATAAAACTCACCCTTCCATGTTAGTTCATTCATATGTAGGTCCTGGATACAGTCCGAGAAGTCTTGTGTTTCGGCAGCAGTAACAGGGTTGCCCATAAGTCTATCAAGGGGAGATAATATTGCATTAAAGTCGCCCCACATCAACCATGGTTTTGTAACCCCATGGCCTATTCGAATCAGATTTTGCCAtagcattttcctttgttccaaACTGTTGTACCCGTAAATTGCAGTGACATACGCGTCAAACCCATCAAGTCTACCTTTTACATGTGCATTAATGTATTGAGCCCCTTCTTCTATGAACTTCACCTCGTAACTGTTTTGGTCCCAAAGCATCCAAACTCTACCATTCTCGGCTTGACTATAGTTGTGTAGGCTGCCCCATCTAGGAGCCACATTATTTAAGACACTTGCTACTCTATGTATTTTAACACGAGTTTCTACTTGGCACACAAAATTGAGCTTCTTACTAGCGATATAGTATTTCAGCTCATTTTGTTTGTACCTTTTATTCATCCCCCTAACATTCCAACAGAGCCAAGTCATATTGAATTTTCAATTGGCTTTGCATTATCAGGAGGTCGTGTATGAGTCTCATTGTTTCCACTAGTCAACACAGAGAAAGAATTCCTGATCGGAGTAGGAGCCTTATTAAGGGCAGGAAAATGCTCCAGGCTCAGCTCAGGACCAAGTTGCACCACTGCCTTGTTGTTGGTCAGTGGGCTTTGCCGCTGGTTCTGCTGTTGGGGAGGAGTTTTAGTTGTCTCGAGGTTAGTTGGTTCCGGCTGTTGTGTTCGTTGCACTGGCTGGTTGCCTGCTAGTGTAACAATATCCTGATCAGCCCCTGTTGCATACCGCTCCTGAACAGGCCCTTTGTATTGCCATTCTTGAGTGACAATCTTGTTTTGCCTCCTCCTTCTAGCTCGTTGCACGTTTGGTCTCTGCTGTTGTAAATTCATCTTCGCTGGCTGCTCAATACATCTGTGACCTACAACCAAGCATTGTTCACAAAACTCTGGTTTCCAGTCGTATTCAACAGCTTGGGTGTATTTGGTCCCATCGCAATCCATTATGAC
Protein-coding sequences here:
- the LOC132620097 gene encoding uncharacterized protein LOC132620097, which produces MTWLCWNVRGMNKRYKQNELKYYIASKKLNFVCQVETRVKIHRVASVLNNVAPRWGSLHNYSQAENGRVWMLWDQNSYEVKFIEEGAQYINAHVKGRLDGFDAYVTAIYGYNSLEQRKMLWQNLIRIGHGVTKPWLMWGDFNAILSPLDRLMGNPVTAAETQDFSDCIQDLHMNELTWKGEFYTWSNKQSGTDRIWSMIDRAFGNANWLMQWGHVQTEYDLPHISDHSPMRLQLYTAPQSGKTPFRFFNIWAEHDQFLSILQEVWMHPVGQTGMKKIWQKLKTLKPRLKDLNVKEFKGVRHNIDKARLELKTVQTQLGSQCTDELIAKEKQLLLNLEKWSLIEESILKQKSRASWIKLGDGNTKYFSAVMKERCQRKLISDIRSLNGQRIREPKDIEVEITNFYRNLMGSTQACLPAVDK